The Gossypium arboreum isolate Shixiya-1 chromosome 6, ASM2569848v2, whole genome shotgun sequence DNA window CAGAGGGGTTGCTAACCAAGAATGGTGGAGTCTTTTCAATACTTATTCAGTACAACACTTACAACATGGCTTATCAGATCATTGCCCGGTGTTAGTTGATACAAGAGGGGATGCAAGCCTACAAGCAATTGATGGGCAAAAGCAATTTAGATTTAACGTCGATTGGTTGTTGAGTGGAGAAATAGAGGAGCAAATCAAATAGGGGTGGTTGTCAAACGAAGAGGACATTTTGATGAAGCTCAAAGAATTGGGGGTACGTTTAAGTAATTGGgcgaagaaagaaagaaaggctaGGGAACATCGTTCAAAAGTGTTGAATAGTAGATTGTTAAATTTGAGTGCCAAAGACATCAGCGATGAAGTATTAGCAGAGATGACGAAGATTAGATTGGAGATGAATCTGGAAGCTGATAGGGAAGAGCTTTTCTTGGAACAAAGGGCGAGAGTGAATTGGTTGCACATGGGAGATAAAAATACGGCTTTCTTTCATAGATGGGCTTCGTATCGgcggaaaaaaaaaatagaattaaagggCTTGAGGATAACTCTAGTAGATGGGTGACTGAGGCTAATGAGATCTCCAAAACAACAACAGATTATTTTAAAAATCTGTTTTCATCAAATGCAGTTAGTAGAAGTGATAATTTAAGCACAGAAATACTTCCTTGTATTACGGAGGAAATCaatgaaaatttgagaaaggaaTTTCAAGCATCAGAGATTTTGGAAGCAATAAAATCTATTGCCTCGCTAAAAGCTTTAGGGATCGATGGGTTTTCGGCGGTCTTCTTTCAAAAATACTGGAATATCGTAGGGGAGGATGTTACTAGGTACTGTTTACAGGTCCTCAATGGTCAAAGGAGTATGGAGGAGGTGAATCAGACGAGTATAGTCCTAATTCCAAAGGTGACTTCACCGAAAACTATGGGTCAGTTTCGTCCCATTAGTCTTTGCAAGGTGATTTATAAGATAATTTCAAAGGTGATAGTCAACAGATTTCGTCTTATTTTGCACTGTTGTATCGATGAGAGTCAAGGGGCGTTTGTGCCAGGAAGGTAGATCACAGATAATATATTGGTGGCGTATGAGATTCTATACTCATTCAAGAAAAGAAGGGGGGTTCGAATAAAGGTTTTGCTTTAAAACTTGACATGAGGAAAGCATACGACCGGATTGAATGGTGCTTTGTTGAAAGAATGATGCAGCGACTGGGATTTTGTGAAGAATGGATTACACTTATAATGAGGTGTAAAACTAGTGTCAAGTATACAGTGGTGACTAATGGGAAAATTGGGGAAGAATTTCGACCTACAAGAGGATTAAGGTAAGGAAACCCGCTGAGTCCGTACTTATTCCTTACTTGTGCGGAATGATTTTCATGAATACTTGATAAGGCGAAGTGTGAAGGGAGGATTTTTGGGGCTAGGATTGGTAGAAGCAATATTTCAATAACGCATCTATTCTTTGCTGATGAAAGTGTGTTGTTCGGGGAGGCATCGACTGAGGGTGCTAATCAAATGAAAACTATAATTAACGAGTACGAAGCAGTATCTGGACAACAGGTTAATTTTGACAAATCATTGATTTACTTTAGTGGAAATGTCGAATGAGAAGTCCAGGAAGGAGTTGGGGCCATTTTGGGAGTGCGAATTTCCAATAATCCGGAGAGGTATTTGGGGCTCCCTACAATGGTGGGCAGAAGGAAAAAACAGGCGTTCTCTGAAATGAAAAATTGTTTTGCCAAATTGATCAACAATTTGAGTGTTCGAGTTTTGTCGTCTGGACGAAAGGAGGTATTTATCAAATCCATTTTACAGGCTATTCCAATATATACGATGCAATGCTTTAAATTACCGATTTTATTTTGCCAAGATCTTGAAAATATTATAAGCAAATTTTGGTGGCGCAACTCTAAGAATAATAGAGGTATTCATTGGTGTAAGTGGAGTGATATGTGCATTCCTAAATCGAAGGGTGGGTTGGGTTTTAAAATCCTATCTATGTTCATACGTCCCTTTTAACGAAGCAGGGCTGGAAGATCATTATGCAACCGGATTGTTTATTTGCACGAGTAATGAAAGCGAAGTACTTCCCACGAGAGGAGTTTCTGAGTGCAAGAATAGGTTCttacctgtaacaccccctacccgtatccgtcgccggaatagagtacgaggcattaccgaggattacaaaaacacttacagataatttaaatatattttcataacaacttgtctcgatttcatactatttcatatttaagctttactcaccaaagtatttgaaatatcatctttatgcaaatagcacacatgaggtacataattccatagttaagaatgaacacatttatcaaacatattccacattcatatatcaatgtcttacatttccatatatcaataactgtcatttttcttgttttttagataattatgtgtaaccattgataagcatgtaattcactgtttcttcctatcaatcacaatttcaaatgacaaattcgtgtgaatcagctcaacctcattaggtgtttaaattctgtcactttgattcacatactcataatttactaacatatcttgtcaaacacaatctctgaatgataaaatcatataattgagctcaataataataatgataacattgcttacatttctttttccacatgttacatttacgacttaccaacttgtccatcCAAGGAAtagcttacggatttgagtacatcgtgatctgaagCCTGAAATctagctgaagcacataagtgctaaatggCAGCCcaaaggctaactgaagcacataagtgctaaacggaagcccggaggctaactgaagctcatcagagctgaactgaaaccccaaaagggttaactgaaactcatatgagttaacggaagctcgtaagagctaaacagaaagcaaacacgagaattcGCAAAAAATGTtgaatctcggtttacttgggtaatttaccgtcaatttatctttttcactgaaagattgtactcatttcctgcgttctGTTCTTCCGAAATTCTCAGTTTAATTTCAtacttttgtacataatttacttattttcaacaattaacatacataaatattaatcaccattcataaaataatattaaaatttgataatattaacaaatggtcactaaatttagttatataaactcacaagttcgatttttgtattatagcgataatcataatttcataataaatattccaaataaaaaattatatcgtttctaattcaacacttatcgattataatcagGCATgtaatcaatttatacacgattcattcatatatttttgtatattttcctcctcctcctctccatccacatccttagtataaacaacacacttgtaggtaacattatctataattttcactatctatttatgtgaatattcaagctgtctatctgtgtcatagtcactaaattatttttatcttgagctacagaactcaataTTAAGATCCAtgaatttttccagaaactagattcacatatcttcttaccataaaattttcataatttttggttgggccaattaatacagtttattcattgaagtctcccctattctgctgtctgacagttccgatccttcttcactaaaaattaattatcttctcgtacaagattcgaatgatgttctcgtttgtttctcttgaaaatagactcattaaggattctaaacatataaatttaagcctctaattatttttatccaatttttttataattttccaaattcaaaacaggggaacccgaaatcattctgaccttgtctcacaaaagttattgtatctcatgatttaaaatttcatttcttacataatttattttataagaaattagactcaataagctttaatttcatattttattcatcctctaattccatttctacaatttttggtgatttttcaaagttagactactgctgctgtccaaaacagttttagtgcaaaatgttgatttccattttgccccaaatttcacaattcatacaatttagtccttgctcaattaacccctcaattaagataattttcttaattaatacttttattaaacattataagttatttcataactatttaaattcagaatttccacataaaactctaacttcaaactctttaacaattaggtcccaaacattcactttctattcaattcttacaataaaatcaacatataaacaatttaaaactataattccatgccaaatcatcatatacttccagcacatatgtatataaacttttaatttctttcatagaatcaaaaactaatgaattcaacaagtggacctagttgtaaaagtcacaaaaacacaaaaatttcaagaaataatcaagaattgaacttacttagagtaaaaatatgaaaaaccagcttaatagAACTCCTACATGgcgtttttctgatgagaatgcagaaaaataaagagaaatctagataattccactttagtcctagctttattaagtaaattttgcaattttccaattttacccttaattctccttattttcttgctgatttcatgcccttgccgtccagcccaaatagaacttgggtctattttccttttaaaccctctttcgtttatcaattaagctatttaatcatttcccacaattttgcatttgatacaatttagtcctttttgttcaattaactatcagaactttaaaatttcttgacgaaactttaatactaatatattaacactccataaatatttataaaaatatttatggctagaTTTAAAATTATCAAGGTCTCGATGCCttgttttcgattctaattattttaatatttattttagtacactattcactattttcaattttttttaacttcaaatttaatttatactcactaaattaataatatttcctactcaattgtcggatttagtgatctcgaatcactgttccgacaccactgaaaattaggctgttacattacCCTTGGTTTACCTGGCGTAGCATCTGGGGAACCCGACGACTACTGGAAGAGGGGATTAGCTAGAGAATCGAGAATGGTTAAGGAGTCAATATATGGAACGATGTATGAATCCCGAGAGCTGGAAATGGCAGAGTTCGATGTCAGTAAATCGATATAAGGTATTCTAAGGTGTCAAATTTAATTGATAGAGATTATGTTACCTGGAAACAAGAGGAAATCCGATCTTTATTTGGGGAAGAACAAATGCAGAGAATTATTGCAATTCCACTGGCGAACAGCGAGTCACAAGATGCCTTAGTTTGGAGGGGGGATAATACAGGGGTATATACAACAAAAAATGGATACAAATGGAGCAATACAATAGAAGTTTCCAATACACAGCAAAATCCTCTGGCTAAGTTTTACAAAAGACTTTGGGTCATTAAGGTGCCAAGTAAGATCAGAGTCCACTTGTGGAGAGTGGCCAAGGAGTATGTCGGTTTTGTATAATCTGAGAATCCGCAAACTAGTGAATAACACGTTGTGCCCAGTGTGCAAAAGAGAGGAGGAGACAGTGAGCCATATCGTCCGGGATTGTTCTTTTACTCGACAAGTCTCACGGGAGCTGGGATGTAGTTCCTCAACATGCAACAGGGAAACAAATTGGAACTTTTGGTTAGCGTCGGTATTTGAACATCTTACCGAAGAGGAGTGCACAAAAAGAACTATTCTTTTATGGGCTATTTGGCATAACAGAAACAAAATGTATCATGAGGGATGTAAGGCTCAAGTGCATGAAGCCGTGGGATTTATTAATGCATATTATGCAGAAATTGTACACAAGAGTGAAGTGTTGAAAAGCAGAAATGAGATTTGCAATAAAACATTGCAGCCACCTAGAGGAGAcagaataaaaatcaattttgatGCAGTTTTCAACAATAGTCAACACAAATCAGTTTCTGGAATCATCGCAAGAAACAATGATGGAAAGGTTATGGCTTCGTGCACTTACCTAGGTGTGAATATGGCCGATCCAACTACGACCGAGGCTAGATCGTGTTTACAGGCAGTCAACATGGCAGAGGAACTGGGATTTCAAGAGGTAGATGTTGAGGGTGACGTGTTGACAGTTATTTGAAAAATAAACATGGAATCAGAGGACATATCTTATATCCGAGGTTATAtccaagaaataaaaagaaaagtagGCAGTTTTAGAAGCATAAAGTTTTTGCACAGACAGAGAGAGGCTAACAAAGTAGCGCACGGACTGGCGAAGGAGGGCTGGAAATTCGATGACCCATAGTACTGGATGGAGAAGGTTCTTAGCGAGATGGAGGATCTGGTTAATAGGGACCGAAATAGCAACAATGGCAGATGAGGCGTTCATGACTAGTCCGGATCGGGAAATGAGAACGTGATTCGATGAACTCGTGAAATAACTAGAGGCTCGGGATTGAAAAGTTATTTGCTGATGACGATTTAGAGAAAGAGTCTTAATAGCAACTGATGCAACAAGAAAGGGGGCTCGGGGATTgacttttcatttcttttttcttttgcttAATTGGTTTCATTTGTATTGGCAATTGTAaagactaatttatttattttttgttttcattttcccTAGACACCGATTAGGCTGTCAATTAAAATAGGACAGCTGTAGGAAGTATTTATTGTTTGTGTAAGACATTGGTTAAAATCCTATCAATAAGAGCATCAGTTGAAACGTtcaaaaaaaaactatttattaatttattaaaaaaattatgtgtTGTCCTCTCGTGCCACCTATCGTTTGTTTTTATAGTAAACTCTTT harbors:
- the LOC108455303 gene encoding uncharacterized protein LOC108455303 — translated: MSVLYNLRIRKLVNNTLCPVCKREEETVSHIVRDCSFTRQVSRELGCSSSTCNRETNWNFWLASVFEHLTEEECTKRTILLWAIWHNRNKMYHEGCKAQVHEAVGFINAYYAEIVHKSEVLKSRNEICNKTLQPPRGDRIKINFDAVFNNSQHKSVSGIIARNNDGKVMASCTYLGVNMADPTTTEARSCLQAVNMAEELGFQEVDVEGDVLTVI